One segment of Anguilla anguilla isolate fAngAng1 chromosome 1, fAngAng1.pri, whole genome shotgun sequence DNA contains the following:
- the si:ch211-10a23.2 gene encoding galectin-related protein A gives MQRLGRSLCLPSPLVYNDDKGFFLYDCHCHRCTETLSRRFTPAVTADQRKMAEIDKIKNEEMYIGEIKGGLRPSMRLVVMGIVKQQPKSMVVAVVCHPEDDADSDVGLQVTVSFQDRAVLRNARLGGKWGASENALSYFPFAAGEPFKMEIVCEHQQFRILVDGQPLCGFTHRVTQLASLTALHIYGDLQLTKVA, from the exons ATGCAGCGATTGGGGCGGAGCCTCTGTCTGCCCTCTCCGCTTGTGTATAATGAtgataaaggtttttttttgtatgactGTCATTGTCACCGTTGCACAGAAACTCTATCCCGACGTTTTACACCGGCAGTAACCGCGGACCAGAGGAAGATGGCAGAAATTGACAAGATTAAAAAC GAGGAAATGTATATCGGTGAAATCAAAGGTGGGCTTAGACCGTCCATGAGACTGGTCGTCATGGGTATTGTCAAGCAGCAACCAAAGAG catggtggtggctgtGGTCTGCCATCCCGAGGACGATGCAGACAGCGATGTGGGCCTGCAGGTGACGGTCAGCTTCCAGGACCGAGCCGTCCTGCGTAATGCCCGTCTGGGAGGGAAGTGGGGTGCCTCGGAGAACGCCCTTTCCTACTTCCCCTTCGCTGCCGGGGAGCCCTTCAAG atggaGATAGTATGCGAGCACCAGCAGTTTCGGATCTTGGTCGACGGTCAGCCCTTGTGTGGTTTCACTCACCGAGTTACCCAGCTTGCATCTCTCACCGCCCTGCATATCTACGGTGACCTGCAGCTGACAAAGGTGGCCTGA
- the plek2 gene encoding pleckstrin-2, with the protein MDKQQNNQILREGFLVKRGHVVTNWKARWFVLYPDKLVYYKYEGSKKDSCQRGKILLANCVITCPYLEYDNRPLVIKLQTQHAVEHFLEACSREERDEWAADIAAAVQRLKGENSQSAPPEPRQLQLRNVSLNQVVDSMYNVHNGIKLTVHMEQGSSFTNCFSGSAVVDWMVSMQLAMTRMEALTLASALLEEGFVRPVGMKSVEAMRWAGLSEQFLDDSTALYSFAENFKKRGSVRAETTLAAAELRGTVVKRGYLLKQGHKRKNWKVRLFVLRSEPDYLHYYDPTKDDISPAGGFSLRGCLVSGLNDNGVPSGVKGKVQGNLFKIITQEDKHYFIQAPSHQEKTDWIEAIKQHT; encoded by the exons ATGGATAAACAGCAGAATAACCAAATCCTGAGAGAGGGCTTCCTAGTGAAGCGG GGTCATGTAGTTACCAACTGGAAGGCTCGCTGGTTTGTGTTGTACCCGGACAAGCTGGTTTACTACAAATATGAGGGGAGCAAGAAAGACTCCTGTCAGCGCGGGAAGATCCTTTTGGCAAATTGCGTCATCACCTGTCCCTATTTGGAATATGACAACCGACCG CTGGTCATCAAGCTGCAGACGCAGCACGCGGTCGAGCACTTCCTGGAGGCCTGTTCGCGGGAGGAGCGGGACGAGTGGGCCGCGGACATCGCCGCCGCGGTGCAGAGACTCAAGGGGGAGAACAGTCAGAGTGCCCCCCCGGAACCCCGGCAGCTCCAGCTGCGCAATGTCAGCCTCAA TCAGGTGGTAGACTCCATGTACAATGTTCACAACGGAATCAAGCTGACGGTCCACATGGAGCAGGGAAGCTCCTTCACCAACTGCTTTTCAG GCTCCGCTGTGGTGGACTGGATGGTGTCCATGCAGTTGGCGATGACGCGGATGGAGGCCCTGACGCTGGCGTCGGCGCTGCTGGAGGAGGGCTTCGTGCGCCCCGTCGGCATGAAGAGCGTGGAGGCCAtgcggtgggcggggctcagcgAGCAGTTCCTGGACGACTCCACGGCCCTCTACAGCTTC gCAGAGAATTTTAAGAAGAGGGGGAGTGTGAGGGCAGAGACGACCCTGGCCGCGGCGGAGCTGAGGGGGACCGTGGTGAAGAGGGGCTACCTGCTCAAACAG GGACACAAGAGAAAGAACTGGAAGGTGCGACTGTTTGTGCTGCGCTCCGAGCCAGATTACCTGCACTACTACGATCCGACCAAG GATGACATCAGTCCCGCGGGCGGGTTCTCTCTGCGCGGCTGCCTGGTGTCGGGGCTGAACGACAACGGCGTTCCCTCAG gggtGAAGGGCAAAGTGCAGGGGAACCTGTTCAAGATCATCACTCAGGAAGATAAACACTACTTCATCCAGGCTCCCTCTCACCAGGAGAAGACTGACTGGATTGAGGCCATCAAACAGCACACATAA